The following proteins are co-located in the Palaemon carinicauda isolate YSFRI2023 chromosome 3, ASM3689809v2, whole genome shotgun sequence genome:
- the LOC137633674 gene encoding uncharacterized protein, translating into MSSMEMDPHPLCLACRGSQCSRDNTCSECREWPASQWERFARKKNSKCESLLSGSSLKSKKSWANASSTSKSLPEANPRPGPSGARSSSSAGLVTPGSPPGPEREPCYKRSSPSGELSSPAEDLSVDFNQSLPRAESVERSSPEVRRVEGGTSIPHYLNPSGSRNLSYAEPWGSRNFSHANTSVFRDWETSVSHCADSSGSCNTGYIWSSVPRTLSHVDPPRSRDRETSVSRFVNPTGSRNTVHSEFLGSRDHSHSVYDREFSNSGCLDCSRSHNTSYHEPSGSSPPSDPSRSSEDSACAGPSGKGRRSSPRKRPLEEIRHAPQCSPLQFKMPQARPKGKRKRIRPSPPKWIGLYPMETSSVPHRSR; encoded by the exons atgtcgtccaTGGAGATggacccacaccctttatgcctAGCTTGCCGGGGAAGTCAGTGTTCGCGGGataacacctgttccgagtgtagggagtggcctgcttcccagtgggagaggtttgcgcgtaagaagaatTCTAAATGCGAATCtttgctttcggggtcttccttgaaATCGAAGAAATCGTGGGCTAATGCTTCCTCTACatccaaatctctgcccgaagctaatcctcgaccaggcccttccggggcacggtcgagcagtagcgcagggcttgtgactccag gctCTCCTCCAGGgccggaaagagaaccttgttataagcgtagttctccttcgggtgaactctcCTCCCCAGCGGAGGATTTATCTGTAGACTTTAATCAGTCTctccctcgggcggagtctgttgaacgttcctctccggaggttcgtagagtggaggg aggaacctcgattcctcaTTACCttaacccttcggggtctcgtaacctgagttacgctgaaccctggggctctcgtaactttagtcacgctaacacttcggtgtttcgtgactgggaaacttcggtttctcattgcgctgactcttcggggtcttgcaacacaGGCTACATTTGGTCTTCGGTCCCTCGTACCCTTAGTCACGTTGACCCTCCGaggtctcgtgacagagaaacttcggtttctcgttttgTTAATCCtacgggttcgcgcaacacagttcactcAGAATttttgggttctcgtgaccatagtcattctgtttatgacagagagttttcaaactctgGTTGTCTTGattgttcgcgctcacacaacacaagctatcatgaaccttcgg ggtcctctccccCCTCCGATCCTAGTAGGAGTTCAGAAGATTCCGCATGTGCGGGTCCTTCTGGCAAGGGAAGacggtcatcccctcgcaaaagacctctggaggaaaTTAGGCATGCACCTCAGTGTAGtcccctgcagttcaagatgccacaggccagaccaaaggggaaaaggaaaagaatTCGTCCTTCACCCCCAAAGTGGATAGGGTTATATCCTATGGAGACTTCTTCTGTCCCTCACCGGtcgagatag